In Glycine max cultivar Williams 82 chromosome 15, Glycine_max_v4.0, whole genome shotgun sequence, the DNA window ATAACTAATGAATCGTCAGTTGGGTCTACAGGATCTTGAACAATCACAAAGCTCAATTTGCCAAGGTTATATATGTTAACGAGAGACACTTAATTTCTCCTATAAAGAAGGGGGAAAGATCAAGATGCTATACTGCCACAGCTATGAAACTTGCCTCCATTatcaacttaaaaattaaaggtgTTTTCAGtatatctattttaaaatttaaaattttaaaggtcATGCTCAACCCTTGACATATTTCAACAAAATGGTTTTAATTTAGACACAGTAAACCATACAGCTGGAAGGTTTAGTTTATAGCTTCTTTAATTccatttgaaaatttttctgGGTAAGtttttgagaataaaaaatgtattactaCTACATCATAAAGATGAGAATGAGAAAGAACCATCTCGGGTCCTAGAATGGcaaaatttacatattaaagTAGAGGTTATAGTGGAACCTGATTATAATCATCATCACTAATATCTTCTTCATCCTCCTCTTGTGCATTTTCATCCTCGTCTCCATCTTCtccatctttcttttcattttcatcattttccTCTTTGCCCTGCATGtgaaaaaatcatcaaaatagaatgaattggaaaagtaAAGCTTGCCCGACACTAGAATCTGAAAAGAAATACAATATTCATTTGGATCAAATGCAATCTTACTCCCAAAACTAATGATCTAGTGCTCACCATTCCTTGAAGTTTGCTAATGGAGAGTTGCAGCAATGGTAGTTATGGTGATGGAGGTAGTAACAATGCAATGATACTGGATGTAGTGATAATAAAATTGATGGCAACGGTGGTGGAGGCAATACTAACGGGATTAGCACTGGTGGTGACAACAATAATGGCATCGGTGGAGTGGCAAAGGTTGTGGCAGTGTTCACAATGACAGTGGCAATAAATAGTGGTGATGATGAAAGCAGCAGAGGAGGTTGTTGAAGTATCAATCTGAGGTTGTAGTAACTTATTACACCTTATTATATGTGTGGGTTAGAGACCACCTCTTATTAATTTTGGCTTCTTTCAATTACAAATCTTAGGATCTAGATTAAGAACTGAGAATATCTTCAGCTAGTTATAGCTCAGTTCCTTTAAAATGTTATTAGGAATTAAAATTccaattttaaaagatatactaagcctgaaattaaaaattgtagtTTCAATTTCCATTCTATGTGCCACAAAGAACCTTAAAGTGTACAGAAAGTCCTATCTATGTTGTGGTGGCCACAACTGCATGTGGCAGCAATTGCAGATAACATCTACCTTCATTGCAACCAGGACATCTGCCACAACTTAAAACCCTATCCCCATACAGTAACAATAAATATTGAACTTagtaatttaaatcaaattgaattgtatttaataaatatgttccATAATGAAATGAATGGAAGTGTTAGTGTCTTGTtatcacacacacataaaggaAGAAGTTTCAAACATAGATGCTCTACCTGGTTTGTTTTCTCTTGTTGTTCAAAGAAATCAAGTTTCTTCATCTCTGTCACAAAAGCATCTTAATTAATCAGAAAGACAAATCTAAAGCTGATCATCATTATTATAAGTATACAATGATCCACTTTGTACACATGGATAAAATACCAAGTtcaacaatcaaataaaaattagtttcagTATCTGAAGCTATCAAtcatttatacaaaaatattacaaaCTAGAATGGAATGTTGCATCCATATGCACATATACTGCCCAATAAAACAGCATATTATGCAACTTTTAAGTAAtgagaatttcataaatttctttcaaAAGAGTGGAAGTTATTTAGGAAGATTAAGCTTATTTTGTGCTAATCTCAAAACGTACTCACAATAGAAATTTAACCAAAGCTAATACCACATAAAAGGGGAAAGGTCATATGAAATGATTAAACCTGACTCTGGGTTCCATCGAAACTTTTTTCTTCTCGACGCACGCTTAGATGCACCTGAAAACACCAATTTAAGTTTAAATCATTTGTCAAAGGGAACCACAAAATgcataactaaaaaacataaccACTGCCTTGACAGGCCGTTCCATTATTAATACCTTGAACTAACTCCTGAGGGAAATCATTGAACATTAAAACTTGTGAGAGAGAGTCACGAGTGAAATCATTCTTCTTCCTGTCCGAGAATTTAGCTATGTGCATACTTTGTCTCTCTGatgacaaaacaagaaaaataatagtatcTTGTATTGAAGGTTTAAAAGAcagcgaaaaaaaaaaagacaatgagagaatGGTTACTCTTGGAGGTTTTGTCCTCGAGAAAATAAGGAGAGGCTTCCCAATAATTTTGAAGGTGACTATCCCAACGAAGCAACTTTTTGGTATCATCATGAATATCATCAAGGTTAACATCAGGCAAAGTAACAGCCTGCAACAAGCGATGAAACTTATTAGAGTGTGATTTGGGAATGAAacagagaatggagaatttgaGGGATGAAGATAGATGCCTCaggaaaaagatcaaatggaACTTGAGAGGCAAATGTATTAAATCCACCTCCTCGTCCCCATCCTCCCCGTCCCCGCCCTCTGCCTGACATCTCCACTCACTTTGGATCTTTGTTCTTTGGAGGGTTGGGGCTTTAGCCCCTTGCAcccgaaaataaataaatctcaaatatagttaaaagtttaattaggTTTTTCAAATGTTCCGTAAAACAAACACGGTAGTAATTTAATATTGGCTTGATAGCCCCGTAGAACACGTCTTTATCTAAATTATTATTACGGTTATACCCTTCTGGTTTGATGATGATAAGGGTTATTATTACTGTAATGATGATAATGGTATAATATATTTGATCGACTGAATTGAGAGacatgatatttaattgaaaaaagaattaaatatattttttattttcataaatataaaaatatgtaaactttATCGGTAAGATTGGTAGCGGATCGTTTGGAGAGATCTATTCAGGTTGATTTATTGTCCTTCTgttgttataattattattcttttttatttctcaacgGGTTTTTGTATTGAGGatgatggtgatggtgatgaacgttttatttatttatttatttattttgcaggTACTAATATTCAAACTAATGAAGAGGTTGCAATTAAGCTTGTAAGTGCTTTTAACCAATTAGGTTTTGTATTATATTAGAATTAGAATACTTTTGTTATTTGTATCTATTAAAGTCTGAAGGAGAGGGCAATTTATCACTCTTAGTAGCCATGAGTTATATGAAACTGGTTTGGGAAATGGGGTTTCACATGTGAAGTAAGTTTCTGCAAGGGGTTGTCAAAATTGGGTTCAGGTTGGATTTTGCCCTGGTGTTCTTAATGTCATTGATCGAGGTTTGTGTGTGCTTCTATTCTGGGTGTCTGTGACTGTGTCTTCATTCACTGAGCCTAATGTTGTATGCTTCTTTTTGGGAGGGGACAAGGTGGATGCATAAGGGGTTCTTATGAGAGACATTTTTCACTGTTTAGTTACCAATCTTTATGGTGTGTGAgccagaattttgctgtcatgCACAAAATTGGAAATGATTAAAGTGATTGTAGGTTTGTCCAGCATGTTATAACATTTTGTAGGCATAGGAATGAAGATGCTTCAACTGGTGCACTGTTCCTATCATGTTAATGACtgtcaaaactcaaaagctAGTGTTTTATGCTTATAGTAATCTTTTCAAATAAGaaatggatttttattttttaattattgggtGGTTCAGAATTCAGATTGtagactattattattattattattattatgggatTTTCATGGCCAGCATTGCTCATTACCTTCTATGATCTGCATGACTCTACTTTGTgacatattttattcatttcataGTGAATTTTTTCATTAGTTATCCGTAAAATGATTATGCATGTGATGTAACTGCTTCATGATACCAAAATGCATATTAATTGATCTTTCTAGCATACTTTTTGCGAGATCAATGGAAGAGTTCAATTTGATAGGCTGATAGTCCAAAACTTTGGGATAGGGGGTTGGTTACAGCTTGAAACATTCCTTATGTACTGATATTAACTCTTAGGAAATTTTGTATCCAATGGtcattaagaaataattttcttttagcaGACTAAATTTTGAAGAGGTTTATAAATGGTCCCTTTTGTGCTCAGTATTGAAGATAATAATTCATAATCATATCACAATCATTTACAAATTAAGCCTTTTAGATCCTGCTTTCTTTATATTGGAGTTTTTACTGGTTTTCCCCTCAATTGTTATTTTTGAAGCATTTACTTTGTCTAGAAAGTGTGTATTGTGTGGAACAATTCGATGATTAGTCACAATTCTTGGTCTGTGAAAGTAAatcctataaaataaaaaagtacaaaAGGTATGTGTAcgtaaaatttagtttaatactTATGCAGCCTGTGGGATTTACTGTTAACGTAGAGCAATTTTAATCCTATATATATAGCGTGCATAACTTTAATCCTGACATGGTCACTGCTAGGATTTTGCTGGTCATTTAGGACTTTGTTGTTCTTAGGTAATTACTAGATTTTGTATATCTTTGAGTGCTCCAGAGCTTATTTTCTTGATCTTCTTTTCCCTCTCATTCCTGTTCTTTGCTGCTTTCTGCCCTTTTTATTAGGAAAATGTCAAGACAAAGCATCCTCAGTTGCTATATGAGTCCAAGTTGTACAGAGTTCTCCAGGGAGGAAGTAATGTCTCttgtcatattaatttttttgtctttcttttattttcacgttgTGCAATGACACCTACTTTTAGTAATTGATCttatttatacttatataaCAATGCCTATACAAATTTGGTATTGGCAGCTGGAATTCCAGATGTTAGATGGTTTGGAGTGGAGGGAGATTACAATGTTCTAGTGATGGATCTGCTTGGACCTAGTCTTGAAGATCTATTTAACTTCTGCAGTAGAAAGCTCTCACTAAAGACAGTTCTCATGCTTGCTGATCACATGGTAGACCGGCCTTCCCCATCTCTTGAGTGAATGAATGAGAGAAAATCCCTATTAACTATTTCATTTAGATGATACTATTAATTAATGTCTTATATAGGTCCTCTAGGTCCTGTTTATGCAACCGATTAGAAATACCTAGTTGGCTAACTAATAAACTAATAGTAACTActtgtattttgatttttggtcAGATCAACCGTGTTGAGTTTGTTCATTCTAAATCATTTCTTCATCGGGATATCAAACCAGACAATTTCCTCATGAGCTTGGGTTGGCAGGTAAACCAGGTGGCTGATCCTGTTTACTTGTTAGCTTTTGATgtattgtattttcattttttatgtatttaatcCATTTGAATCTACATGTAGGTTTACTGTATTGATTTTGGTTTGGCAAAGAAATATAGAGATAGTTCAACCCATCAACACATTCCTTACAGGTACAAGGATTCAGATACTAATCTAAGTCATTCCTTTTGTTAGACCTTGTTGCCTAGTGGAATTGATATGACTTAATTTTGACATTGTAATTGTAACTTTTCATGTTTAGGGTGGTGGTTGTT includes these proteins:
- the LOC100785693 gene encoding DNA-directed RNA polymerase III subunit rpc31 isoform X1; this translates as MSGRGRGRGGRGGWGWGRGGGFNTFASQVPFDLFPEAVTLPDVNLDDIHDDTKKLLRWDSHLQNYWEASPYFLEDKTSKKRQSMHIAKFSDRKKNDFTRDSLSQVLMFNDFPQELVQGASKRASRRKKFRWNPESEMKKLDFFEQQEKTNQGKEENDENEKKDGEDGDEDENAQEEDEEDISDDDYNQNIDFDDDEDDYNDVDDGDDEPTY
- the LOC100785693 gene encoding glutamic acid-rich protein isoform X2, with translation MSGRGRGRGGWGRGGGFNTFASQVPFDLFPEAVTLPDVNLDDIHDDTKKLLRWDSHLQNYWEASPYFLEDKTSKKRQSMHIAKFSDRKKNDFTRDSLSQVLMFNDFPQELVQGASKRASRRKKFRWNPESEMKKLDFFEQQEKTNQGKEENDENEKKDGEDGDEDENAQEEDEEDISDDDYNQNIDFDDDEDDYNDVDDGDDEPTY